The Pyxidicoccus sp. MSG2 DNA segment CGCGGCCCGGTGGACTCGCGCCTCGTGGGCGTCTTCGACGTGTTCGCCGGCCGGCTGCACTTCGCCCCCCGCGCCCAGCAGCGCCGGATGAACGACGTGAAGCTGGCGTGCGAGGAGATTGCCGCGCGCTGGAACGTGAACTGACTCCCTGAGAAGGCGCGAGCCCCGGAACACGCCGGCGGGCCCGCCGCCCGGGGGTGACGAGGCCGCGGCCCCGGCCCGTCCCCCGGTGCACCTGTCCGTTTCCGGGACGCGACTTCCCGCATCCGTGCAGCCCGCCCGGGCCGCACGGGTGTGCCTCCCTCGCAAAGCCGGGGGGTTGCCTTGTGTCGCGGCGCTGGCATGTCCTTCGCTCTGGGACATGGGCATGGATTCCCTCCGACAGGACTTCCGCTACGCGCTGCGCACCCTCATGCGCACCCCCGGCTTCACGCTGGCGGCCGGCATCACCCTCGCGCTGGCCATCGGGGCGAACACCGTCCTCTTCAGCGCCATCCACGCCATGCTGCTGCGGCCGCTGCCCTTCCCGGAGGCCGGGGAGCTGGTGCGCGTCTGGTGCAAGCAGACGGGGAACCTGGACCAGGCCTCGGTGTCGGACCCGGAGCTGCTCGGCTGGCGGGAGCACGGCAAGGGCTTCGCGAAGCTCGCGGGCTTCGGGCTGAGGGACATCAACCGCACCGGGGTGGAGTCGCCGGAGCGCGTCCGCGCGGGACTGGTGACGTCCAACTTCTTCTCCACGCTGGGAGTGCGGCCCGCGCAGGGCCGCGACTTCACCGACGAGGACGCGCAGGCCGGGCAGCCGGCTTCCGTGGTGGTGGTGAGCCACGGCTTCTGGAAGCGGGCGCTCGCGGGCACGCCCGGGGTGGGCCAGACGGTGGTACTGGACGGGCGGAGCTACACCGTGGCGGGCGTGCTCCCGGAGGACTTCACCTTCCCGGAGTTCCCCAACGAGGCGGAGGTCTGGCTGCCCCTCTGGCTGGACGCGCAGAGGGAGGGCCACCACTCCCTGTCCGTGCTGGGCCGGCTGGCCCCGGGCACCTCGCTGGAGGCGGCGCGCTCGGACCTGGCGCGGGTGGCCACGCTCATCGACTCCGCGGACGCCGGCGAGGGGCCGCACGGGGTGACGCTGCTCACCTGGCAGGAGGAGCTCACCGGCAACATGCGCCCCATGCTGTGGACGCTGTGGGGGGCGGTGGCCTTCGTGCTGCTCATCGCCTGCGCCAACGTGGCCAACCTGATGTTGGTACGGGCGCTGGCGCGGCAGCGCGACGGCGCCATCCGCGCGGCGCTGGGAGCCAGCCGGGGCCGGCGCATGCAGCAGGCACTGGCGGAGAGCGTGCTGCTGGCGCTCTTCGGCGGAGCGATGGGGCTCCTGATGGTGCTGTGGGGCCTGGAGCTGGTGCGCGCCCTGCTGCCCGTCAACATGCTGCGGGTGACGCCGGTGGAGCTCAGCGGCCCGGCCCTGGCCTTCAGCGTGGCACTGTCGGTGGGCGCGGGGCTGCTCTTCGGGCTGGCGCCCGCGCTGCACACCTCCGGCATGGACGTGCTGCCGCTCCTGAAGCAGTCCGGCAGCGCCGCGGGGGCGCGCGCACACCACCCGCTGCGCAACGCGCTCGTCATGGTGCAGCTGGCGCTGGCGCTGGTGCTGCTGGTGGGCACCGGCCTCATGGTGCGCACGCTGCAGAACGTGCAGGCGGTGGACCTGGGCTTCGACCTGGACGGGCTGTTGTCCGCGCGGCTGTCGTTGCCCGCCGCGAAGTACGCGGACGGCCCGCGCAAGGCCGCCTTCTACGACGAGCTGCTGGGCCGCATGGCGGCGCTCCCCGGAGTGGAGGCCGCGGGGATGATCAACGACGCCCCCCTGGGCACCAGCAACACCAACGGGGACTTCATCCTCGAGGGCGGCGCGCCGCAGCCCGGTGAGCGGTTCCTCGCCGAGTTCCGGGTGGCCAGCCCGGACTACTTCCGCACCATGCGCATCGCCGTCCGGCAGGGCCGGGCGTTCGGCCCGCAGGACGGGGACAAGGGCGGGCCCGTCGCCATCGTCAACGAGGCCTTCGTCCGGGCCTACCTCGGCACGGGGGAGGCCCTGGGCCGGCGGGTGAGGCTGGACTGGAACGGGGACTCGGCGTTCCGCGACGTCGTCGGCGTGGTGGCGGACGTGCGGGCGGACCGGCTCACCCTCCCCGCCCGGCCGGAGGTGTACCTGCCCCTGGCGCAGATGCCCATTCCCTCCGTGACGCTGCTGTTGCGCGGCCGGGGCGCGGAGGCCCCGCTGGTGACGGCCGTGCGCCAGGAGGTGAAGGCGGTGGACTCGGAGCAGCCCGTCTACGACCTGGCGCCCTTCGCGGAGCGGGTGGACCGGCAGCTCCTGCGCCCCACGGCAACGGCGCGGCTGCTGGCCGCCTTCGCCCTGCTCGCGGTGGTGCTGGCCGGCGTGGGCGTCTACGGCGTCATGGCCTACACCGTGGGCCAGCGCACGCGTGAGCTGGGTATCCGCCTGGCGCTGGGCGCGCACCCGCGCCAGGTGCTGCGGCTGGTGCTGGGCCAGGGCCTGCGGCTGACGCTGGTGGGCGTGGGCGTGGGGCTGCTGGCCGCCTTCGGCTGCACACGGCTGCTGGCCTCGCTGCTGTACGGCGTGGACGCCAGCGAGCCCACCATCTTCGTGGGCGTGGCCGGAGTGCTGGCCGGGGTGTCCCTGCTGGCCAGCTGGCTGCCCGCGCTCCGCGCCAGCCGCGTGTCACCAGCCGTCTCCCTGCGCGCGGAGTAGCGCCGCGCCCACGCGGGCCGTGTCAATCCCTCGGGCAGGTCCGCTTGCTTTCTGGCCGGCCAGGCGGGGCGGGTCCAACCCACCTCAGTCATTCCGGGGCCCAAGAAAATCGAAGGCGCATCCTGGACCGTTGGCCCTTTGACGCTTGCCAAGCGTCGGGTTTAAGAGTCCGCATGCACTTCGACTGGACCTTTCTTGTGCGAATGAGCGCGCTGGTGCTTCCGGCCATCATGCTCATGGCCCTGCACGGCGTGGCGAGCGCCGCGACGCCCCCGGCCTCTTCGTCGGGCGGGTCGCTGGAGACGCTGTCCCAGCGGCGCATCTTCTTCGGGCACCAGTCCGTGGGCGGCAACATCCTGGACGGCGTCAAGCAGGTGGCCTCCGCCCCGCGCGTGGTGGAGCTGAAGGACCCCGGCCAGCCGGTGGCCCCCGGCACCATCGCCCACGCCATGGTGGGCGAAAACACGAAGCCCGAATCCAAGATTGCGGACTTCGCGCGTCTGATGGATGCGGGCCTCGCGAAGGGGGCGGACGTGGCCTTCTTCAAGTTCTGCTACATCGACTTCAACGGCACCACGGACACCCGCGCCCTCTTCGAGAAGTACCGCGCCACCATGGAAGGCCTGAAGGCGCGCCACCCGGGAACCACCTTCGTGCATGTCACCGTTCCGCTGACCACCGTGCAGCGTGGCGCCAAGGCGTGGCTGAAGGAGCTGCTCGGCAAGCCGGTGTGGGGCATCTCCGAGAACGTGCAGCGGGAGAACTTCAACCAGCTGCTGCGCAAGACGTACGGCGGCAAGGAGCCGCTGTTCGACCTGGCGGCGCTCGAGTCCACCTCCGCCGAAGGGACGCCGGAGACGTACGAGCTGAACGGGCAGACGTGGCCTGCCATGGTGCCCGCGTACTCGGATGACGGCGGCCACCTCAACGCCGCGGGCCAGGCCCGCATGGCGAAGGAGTTCCTCGCCTTCCTGTCCGCCCTGCCGGCACCGGCCGTGCAGCCTCCCATTCCCTCACACGCCACACCGTGACATGAGCCTGCTCCCCGTTCCCCTGTCGCGCGAGCTGGGAACGCTCCTCTCGCGCCTGAAGCTCCGACGCTGCCAGGCGGTGGGGGACACCCCCACGGTGCTCGGCCGCGTGTGGATTCACGGCTCCGGCGAGGTCCGCCTGGGCCACCGCGTGGTGCTGGATGGGCGGATGGCTCCCATCGAGCTGCACGCGATGCAGGGTGGCAGCATCGTCCTGGGTGACGACGTCGCCATCGAAGGAGGCGCCTCGCTGGAGGCGCTCCAGTCCATCACCGTGGGCGCGGGCGCGAGGCTGGGCGCCTTCTGCAAGGTGATGGACAACCAGCACCACCCGCTCCGGGGCAACCGGCACGAGCGCCCCCCTTCCGTCCCGCTCGTCATCGAGGACGGGGTGACGGTGGGCAGCCGCGCCATCCTCCTTCCGGGCTCGCACGTGCAGCAGGGCGCCACCGTGGCACCCGGCACCGTGATTTCCCGCCGCATCCCTCCCCGCGTGACGGTGGGGGGCTCGCCGGCCCGGGTGCTGCGCCGCGAGGTGGCCGGATGAACCCGAGACTCTCCACCCTTCCGCTGTCCACGTGGATGAATCACCTCCAGGGGCTGCGCGACACCGTGGAGCCCCGCGCCGTGCGCGCGGTGGCCCTGGCGCGCGCGCGCTGGCTGTTCCGCTCGGTGCAGTCGGTGGGCCGCAACGTGGCCGCGTACGGTCCCATGACGGTGCAGAACGAGGGCACGATTCAGCTGGGAGACAGGCTCACCTTCGTGGGCGGCATGATGCCCAGCTCGCTGGTGTGCCACCCGGGCGCGCGGCTCTCCATCGGCTCGGACACGCAGTTCAACTACGGCGTCTCGCTGGAGGCGTGGGAGTCCGTCACCCTGGGCGAGCGGTGCATGTTCGCCTCGTTCGTCCGCGTGGGGGACCGCGACGGGCACCGCACCGCGCCCATCGTCATCGAAGACGACGTCTGGGTGGCCCATGGCGCCATCATCATGCCGGGGGTGCGCGTGGGGGCGCGCTCGGTGGTGTCCGCCGGCAGCATCGTCACGCAGGACGTGCCACCGGACTCGCTCGCCATGGGCAACCCCGCCCGCAACATGAGCCTGGAGCTGGTCGCCCGCGAGTCGGGCAGCTGAGCGCCCTTCCTTCTTCACCCCGGGGCGGATGCTCCAGCCCCGGCCACTTCCATCCACACGTCATTCCAGACAGGACTGAAACACCATGAGCACTCGTGAGCGCATCCGCAGCTTCATCGTCGACACCTTCTTCGTGGACGAGTTCGCCGACGACGACTCCTTCCTCCGCAAGGGCCTCATCGACTCCACCGGCATGATGGAGCTGGTGGCGTTCCTCGAGCAGGACTTCGGCCTCAAGCTGGAGGACCGCGAGCTGGTGCCGGAGAACCTGGACTCGCTGACGCGCGTGGTGGCCTTCGTGGAGAAGAAGCAGCAGCAGCGCCTGCCGCAGGTGGGCTGAGAGAGAGCACCACCATGTGTGGCATCGCGGGTTTCACCTTTCCGGCGGGCGGGGGCGCCGGAGCAGCCGCGCGGCAGGAGTCCGCCGAGCGACTGCGCAGGATGACCGCCAGCATCAAGCACCGCGGCCCCGACGCACAGCGGGCCCTGATGCTGGACGGCGTGGGCCTGGGCCACACGCGGCTCTCCATTGTCGACCTGGAGGGCGGCCACCAACCCATGC contains these protein-coding regions:
- a CDS encoding ABC transporter permease — encoded protein: MDSLRQDFRYALRTLMRTPGFTLAAGITLALAIGANTVLFSAIHAMLLRPLPFPEAGELVRVWCKQTGNLDQASVSDPELLGWREHGKGFAKLAGFGLRDINRTGVESPERVRAGLVTSNFFSTLGVRPAQGRDFTDEDAQAGQPASVVVVSHGFWKRALAGTPGVGQTVVLDGRSYTVAGVLPEDFTFPEFPNEAEVWLPLWLDAQREGHHSLSVLGRLAPGTSLEAARSDLARVATLIDSADAGEGPHGVTLLTWQEELTGNMRPMLWTLWGAVAFVLLIACANVANLMLVRALARQRDGAIRAALGASRGRRMQQALAESVLLALFGGAMGLLMVLWGLELVRALLPVNMLRVTPVELSGPALAFSVALSVGAGLLFGLAPALHTSGMDVLPLLKQSGSAAGARAHHPLRNALVMVQLALALVLLVGTGLMVRTLQNVQAVDLGFDLDGLLSARLSLPAAKYADGPRKAAFYDELLGRMAALPGVEAAGMINDAPLGTSNTNGDFILEGGAPQPGERFLAEFRVASPDYFRTMRIAVRQGRAFGPQDGDKGGPVAIVNEAFVRAYLGTGEALGRRVRLDWNGDSAFRDVVGVVADVRADRLTLPARPEVYLPLAQMPIPSVTLLLRGRGAEAPLVTAVRQEVKAVDSEQPVYDLAPFAERVDRQLLRPTATARLLAAFALLAVVLAGVGVYGVMAYTVGQRTRELGIRLALGAHPRQVLRLVLGQGLRLTLVGVGVGLLAAFGCTRLLASLLYGVDASEPTIFVGVAGVLAGVSLLASWLPALRASRVSPAVSLRAE
- a CDS encoding acyltransferase, giving the protein MSLLPVPLSRELGTLLSRLKLRRCQAVGDTPTVLGRVWIHGSGEVRLGHRVVLDGRMAPIELHAMQGGSIVLGDDVAIEGGASLEALQSITVGAGARLGAFCKVMDNQHHPLRGNRHERPPSVPLVIEDGVTVGSRAILLPGSHVQQGATVAPGTVISRRIPPRVTVGGSPARVLRREVAG
- a CDS encoding acyltransferase, encoding MNPRLSTLPLSTWMNHLQGLRDTVEPRAVRAVALARARWLFRSVQSVGRNVAAYGPMTVQNEGTIQLGDRLTFVGGMMPSSLVCHPGARLSIGSDTQFNYGVSLEAWESVTLGERCMFASFVRVGDRDGHRTAPIVIEDDVWVAHGAIIMPGVRVGARSVVSAGSIVTQDVPPDSLAMGNPARNMSLELVARESGS
- a CDS encoding acyl carrier protein; this encodes MSTRERIRSFIVDTFFVDEFADDDSFLRKGLIDSTGMMELVAFLEQDFGLKLEDRELVPENLDSLTRVVAFVEKKQQQRLPQVG